The Selenomonadales bacterium region ACAACATATTATGCACCAGACCGTGATAGATATTTCCCGCACCGATTCTGACAGCGCGCGCAATATCTTCAGCCGAAAAAAGTTTTGTCAGCTTATCAAGCGTCCCGATAAGCGGTGTCGTATCAAAATAAAGCTGAAATAATTCCGACGGCTCCCAACGCAAGAGTTCTTGTTTTCCCGCAAGAAAACCACATATCAAGTTCCTATTAGAAAGGCCGTCAAGCATATCATTGTATGTACGGATATCATCTGCTTTGAGTTCATCCAGTATCATAACAATATCGATATCACTTTTTTCATTTGCTTCTCCTCTACCGTAACTTCCTTGCAATCCGACGAAATATATCCTCTCACCAAACACATTCTGTACCGTTTTCACGAAGCAAGGTATCCATTCTTTTAACTGTATCATAGATTCTTCCCTCCTTCGACTACTTCCTTAGAAAGAATGACCCCCTGCCAAAAAAGCAGGGGGATTTTTCTTATTTCATCAATTCTCTTACGAAATTCGGAAGTGCGAAACAACCTTGCTGAACTTCAGCATTATGGTAACGCATTTTCATCGTCTGACGGCTCGTATCGGCATCTTTCGGGCCGTATTTTTTCGAGCCGAACGTGAAGCAATGGCAGCCACCCGGATAGATGGGGATATGTGCCAAGTAGAGATCCGTGATCGGGAAGATGGCTTTTACATCTTTCTGGATGCGTTTGATAAGCTCTCTGTGATAGAACGGAGATTCCGTCTGCTGTACGAAAAGACCGTCTTCTTTGAGCGCTTTGTATACGTTTTTGTAGAATTCCGGCGTGAAGAGACCTTCGCCCGGACCAATCGGGTCGGAGCAGTCAACGATGATAACATCGTATTCGTTCGTAGCGTCTGCCATGTGCTGAATACCATCACCGATCTTGAGGTCAAGTTTCGGATTAGGTTCGTTGAGTGCTACGCTGATCTCAGGCAAATATTTTTTGCAAACATCAACGACCATGCCGTCGATCTCTACCATTTCTACTTTTTCTACTGTGTCATGACGAACGACTTCACGTACCGTACCGCCGTCACCGCCGCCGATTACGAGAACTTTTTTCGGATTCGGATGAATGAAGAGCGGAACGTGTGCGATCATTTCATGATATACATATTCTTCA contains the following coding sequences:
- a CDS encoding nucleotidyltransferase domain-containing protein; translated protein: MIQLKEWIPCFVKTVQNVFGERIYFVGLQGSYGRGEANEKSDIDIVMILDELKADDIRTYNDMLDGLSNRNLICGFLAGKQELLRWEPSELFQLYFDTTPLIGTLDKLTKLFSAEDIARAVRIGAGNIYHGLVHNML
- the speE gene encoding polyamine aminopropyltransferase, with amino-acid sequence MQLWCTENQTETLGLTARVKETLFAGKSEFQDVAVVDSYQFGRMLVLDGVFQTSIFEEYVYHEMIAHVPLFIHPNPKKVLVIGGGDGGTVREVVRHDTVEKVEMVEIDGMVVDVCKKYLPEISVALNEPNPKLDLKIGDGIQHMADATNEYDVIIVDCSDPIGPGEGLFTPEFYKNVYKALKEDGLFVQQTESPFYHRELIKRIQKDVKAIFPITDLYLAHIPIYPGGCHCFTFGSKKYGPKDADTSRQTMKMRYHNAEVQQGCFALPNFVRELMK